A single window of Gymnogyps californianus isolate 813 chromosome 16, ASM1813914v2, whole genome shotgun sequence DNA harbors:
- the ACAD10 gene encoding acyl-CoA dehydrogenase family member 10, whose product MYLRSVARAPYLLCAWIWQHPQGLIRRRRSAWCHYKAVIFEASAVLLPSPYKTATDWEARNCIPAGTIQQAILSGGENSPSLKYTRGELTTVEFLQELGQQCFEIANVCVPVDSFLSDLIRKEMIKQLPIMAEAVQCIRAEGLKTALLSNNFCLLNGESFLPLDQKHFDVIVESYREGMRKPDPRIYKLCLERLGVQPQESIFLDNSSQNLKAAARLGIKTVKVDDPEVALKELETYLRFPLQGFVPYTRSVRPSVEIPKDHLQKYLENVLGDHITGPLVLWQFGHGQSTRTYFVKFGDRLLVLKKEPSDSLCPSGPAVSREYSSLTHPGRVLKALSEAGVPVPTVLALCEDRSTFGTPFYLMEHCAGRVYSDVSLPALQPSQRRAIYAAMSQVLSTIHSVDLRAAKLEDLGEHGNYIQRQVETWTKEYRAMETHVIPAMERLIEWLPLHFPESQKTTVVHGDFRMDNLVFHPDRPEVLAVLGWKLSTLGDPISDLANNCMAYFLPPHFNALRGLRKCDLGRLGVPTAEEYSQSYCGHVGVERPENWNFYMAFAFFRLAAVLQGLYKRSLAGRPAPGESSPEDAEFVADLAWEFAIKEGFRVFDSLLTTKPLARRYSTWARRGPILSRSYGTWPCPGAAPVPKVPLVTPPTSLLGMARGLCCKLEKIMGVQWSFLISQPRWTPRPLLELKVSGAEHLSSADPSLVLHSDLSSMSG is encoded by the exons ATGTACCTGAGGAGCGTTGCCCGCGCCCCTTACCTGCTCTGTGCCTGGATCTGGCAGCACCCGCAGGGGTTAATCCGGCGGAGGAGATCTGCATGGTGCCATTATAAAGCCGTGATCTTTGAGGCAAGCGCAGTGCTCCTCCCGTCCCCTTACAAGACAGCCACGG ACTGGGAGGCCCGGAATTGTATTCCAGCCGGCACCATCCAGCAAGCTATACTCTCTGGTGGGGAAAATAGTCCCTCTCTGAAGTACACAAGAGGAGAGCTGACGACTGTGGAGTTTTTGCAGGAATTGGGACAGCAGTGCTTTGAGATT GCAAATGTCTGTGTTCCAGTGGACTCTTTTCTCTCGGACTTAATCAGAAAGGAGATGATAAAACAGCTCCCCATAATGGCAGAAGCAGTACAGTGTATCCGTGCAGAAGGTCTTAAGACAGCTCTTCTAAGCAACAACTTCTGCCTGCTGAATGGAGAGAGCTTTCTGCCCCTAGACCAAAAGCACTTTGATGTG ATAGTTGAATCTTATCGGGAAGGAATGCGCAAGCCAGATCCTCGTATTTACAAGCTGTGCTTGGAGCGCTTGGGCGTTCAGCCCCAGGAATCCATCTTCCTCGACAACAGCAGCCAGAACCTAAAAGCAGCAGCCCGGCTTGGCATTAAAACGGTGAAG GTCGATGATCCAGAAGTAGCACTCAAAGAGCTGGAAACCTATCTGCGTTTTCCTTTGCAAGGGTTTGTTCCATATACTCGTTCAGTGAGACCAAGTGTGGAAATCCCAAAAGATCATCTGCAAAAGTACCTTGAAAATGTCCTCGGTGACCACATAACAG GCCCACTAGTGTTATGGCAGTTTGGCCACGGACAGTCTACCCGGACCTATTTTGTCAAGTTTGGAGATCGCTTGCTGGTGCTGAAGAAGGAGCCCTCTGACAGCCTGTGTCCCTCAGGCCCTGCTGTCAGCAGGGAATACA GCTCTCTGACTCATCCTGGCAGGGTACTGAAGGCACTCTCTGAGGCTGGTGTTCCTGTTCCCACTGTACTTGCTCTCTGCGAGGACAGAAG CACCTTTGGCACACCTTTCTACCTGATGGAGCACTGTGCTGGCCGTGTCTACAGCGACGTCTCCCTCCCTGCACTGCAGCCTAGCCAGCGGAGGGCTATTTATGCTGCCATGAGTCAAGTCCTCTCCACGATCCACAGCGTAGACCTCAGAGCAGCCAAGCTGGAAGACCTCGGGGAGCATG GTAATTACATTCAGCGGCAAGTTGAGACCTGGACAAAGGAGTATCGAGCTATGGAAACTCATGTTATCCCAGCGATGGAGAGACTCATCGAGTGGCTGCCTCTGCATTTTCCTGAATCTCAGAAGACGACAGTCGTGCATGGTGATTTCAG GATGGACAACCTGGTCTTTCATCCAGACAGGCCAGAAGTCCTTGCTGTCCTTGGCTGGAAGCTTTCAACTCTAGGAGATCCCATCTCTGATTTGGCGAATAACTGTATGGCCTACTTCCTGCCACCTCACTTTAATGCACTGAGAG GCTTGAGGAAGTGTGATTTGGGGCGCCTGGGAGTCCCCACGGCAGAGGAGTATTCCCAGAGCTACTGTGGCCACGTGGGAGTGGAGCGCCCCGAGAACTGGAATTTCTACATGGCCTTTGCCTTTTTCCGActggctgcagtgctgcagggactCTACAAACGCTCTCTGGCAG GGAGACCAGCTCCAGGTGAAAGCAGCCCGGAAGATGCAGAGTTCGTGGCTGACCTGGCTTGGGAGTTTGCCATAAAAGAAGGATTCCGTGTGTTTGACAGCCTCCTCACCACAAAGCCTCTCGCACGACGTTACAGCACCTGGGCCAGGCGCGGGCCGATCCTCAGCAGGAGCTATGGTACCTGGCCATGTCCTGGGGCAGCTCCTGTGCCCAAAGTCCCCCTGGTCACTCCCCCCACCAGCCTGCTGGGGATGGCCCGGGGTCTTTGCTGCAAGCTGGAAAAGATCATGGGTGTCCAGTGGAGTTTTCTGATTTCCCAGCCCAGATGGACTCCACGTCCTCTTCTAGAACTGAAG GTCTCTGGAGCAGAGCATCTCAGCAGTGCAGACCCCAGCCTGGTGCTTCACTCGGACCTGAGCTCCATGTCTGGCTGA